Proteins encoded within one genomic window of Streptomyces sp. NBC_01314:
- a CDS encoding DUF397 domain-containing protein, which yields MNRTLDLGTAVWRKSSYSDGGGTNCLEVTDEIPGIVPVRDSKAPDRRPLLFSTRAWSAFVEVVAAD from the coding sequence ATGAACCGGACCCTCGACCTCGGCACCGCTGTGTGGCGCAAGTCGTCGTACAGCGACGGGGGTGGCACGAACTGCCTCGAAGTCACCGACGAAATCCCCGGCATAGTCCCCGTCCGGGACAGCAAGGCCCCGGACCGCCGTCCGCTCCTGTTCTCCACCCGCGCCTGGTCCGCCTTTGTCGAGGTCGTCGCGGCTGACTGA
- a CDS encoding ATP-binding protein, giving the protein MKKLLSRYRSLPIRARLSMLVAAAVAFAVAAVSVTCWFIVQGKLDDEINNDLKSMVSRALPKQMVEQSVLTACPEVPSQSFFGPRNKGYSQVVKADGTKCVFPNSTGVVNVAESDKDMAKNPKIKTGEIRNGTDSEGNSVRVLATALVVEDGGVQYVMRNAAYVVAVPLKGTESTLNELALLLLLVSGIGVVGAGAAGLAVARAGLRPVDKLTEAVEHVARTEDLSIRIPVEEKSEDEIARLSRSFNSMTGALANSRELQQQLIADAGHELRTPLTSLRTNIELLTRSEETGRPIPADDRKALLASVKAQMTELAALIGDLQELSRSEAGQQGGRHLQVVDFQETVEAALRRARLRGPELTITADLQPWYVRSEPSALERAIVNILDNAVKFSPESGTIEVSLDAGVLTVRDHGPGIPADELPHVFDRFWRSPSARALPGSGLGLSIVARTVEQAGGEVSLARAEGSGTLATVRLPGAATPPPGAPE; this is encoded by the coding sequence GTGAAGAAGCTCCTGAGCCGCTATCGGTCCCTGCCGATCCGGGCCCGGCTGTCGATGCTGGTCGCGGCGGCGGTCGCGTTCGCGGTGGCGGCGGTGTCGGTGACGTGTTGGTTCATCGTGCAGGGGAAGCTGGACGACGAGATCAACAACGATCTGAAGTCTATGGTCAGCCGTGCGCTGCCCAAGCAGATGGTTGAGCAGAGCGTCCTCACCGCCTGCCCCGAGGTGCCGTCGCAGTCATTCTTCGGGCCGCGGAACAAGGGGTACTCCCAGGTGGTCAAGGCGGACGGCACGAAGTGTGTCTTCCCCAACTCCACGGGTGTGGTGAACGTCGCCGAAAGCGACAAGGACATGGCCAAGAACCCCAAGATCAAGACCGGGGAGATCCGCAACGGCACTGACAGCGAGGGCAATTCCGTACGAGTACTGGCCACGGCACTCGTGGTCGAGGACGGCGGGGTTCAATACGTGATGCGGAACGCCGCCTATGTGGTGGCGGTACCGCTCAAGGGCACCGAGTCCACGCTCAACGAGCTGGCGCTGCTCCTCCTCCTCGTCTCCGGCATCGGAGTCGTCGGCGCCGGTGCGGCCGGTCTGGCCGTGGCCCGCGCGGGCCTTCGCCCGGTCGACAAGCTCACGGAAGCCGTCGAACACGTGGCGCGCACCGAGGATCTGAGCATCCGCATCCCCGTCGAGGAGAAGAGCGAGGACGAGATCGCCCGCCTCTCCCGCTCCTTCAACTCGATGACGGGCGCACTCGCCAACTCCCGCGAACTGCAGCAACAACTGATCGCGGACGCCGGCCACGAACTCCGTACGCCCCTCACGTCCCTCCGGACGAACATCGAACTCCTCACCCGCAGCGAGGAGACGGGCCGCCCGATCCCGGCGGACGACCGCAAGGCTCTGCTCGCCTCGGTGAAGGCCCAGATGACCGAACTGGCCGCGCTGATAGGTGACTTGCAGGAGCTGTCACGTTCGGAAGCGGGTCAGCAGGGAGGCCGTCATCTCCAGGTGGTCGACTTCCAGGAGACCGTGGAGGCGGCCCTGCGCCGGGCCCGGCTGCGCGGGCCCGAGCTGACGATCACGGCGGACCTCCAGCCCTGGTACGTCCGCTCCGAGCCGTCCGCGCTGGAGCGCGCGATCGTCAACATCCTCGACAACGCGGTGAAGTTCAGCCCCGAGAGCGGCACGATCGAGGTCTCCCTCGACGCGGGTGTCCTCACGGTCCGCGACCACGGCCCCGGCATCCCCGCCGACGAACTCCCCCACGTCTTCGACCGCTTCTGGCGCTCCCCCAGCGCGAGGGCCCTGCCGGGCTCGGGCCTGGGCCTGTCCATCGTGGCCCGCACGGTCGAGCAGGCGGGCGGCGAGGTGTCCCTGGCGCGAGCCGAGGGCAGCGGCACGCTGGCGACGGTACGGCTGCCGGGGGCGGCTACTCCGCCGCCGGGAGCGCCGGAGTAG
- a CDS encoding response regulator transcription factor encodes MSPAEGAPEPQRILIVDDEPAVRDALKRSLAFEGYGTEVAVDGADALEKATAYKPDLVILDVQMPRMDGLTAARRIRGAGDTTPILMLTARDTVGDRVTGLDAGADDYLVKPFELDELFARVRALLRRSTYASALTDAAEVDEALTFADLRMDLATREVTRGGRPVELTRTEFTLLEMFMAHPRQVLTREQILKAVWGFDFEPSSNSLDVYVMYLRRKTEAGGEPRLVHTVRGVGYVLRQGGAE; translated from the coding sequence ATGAGCCCCGCCGAAGGCGCCCCCGAACCCCAGCGCATCCTCATCGTCGACGACGAGCCTGCGGTGCGTGACGCACTCAAGCGCAGCCTCGCCTTCGAGGGCTACGGCACCGAGGTCGCCGTCGACGGCGCGGACGCGCTGGAGAAGGCGACCGCGTACAAGCCGGACCTGGTGATCCTCGACGTCCAGATGCCGCGGATGGACGGGCTGACCGCCGCCCGCCGGATCCGCGGCGCCGGCGACACGACCCCGATCCTGATGCTCACGGCCCGCGACACGGTCGGCGACCGTGTCACCGGCCTCGACGCCGGTGCGGACGACTACCTGGTCAAGCCGTTCGAGCTGGACGAACTCTTCGCCCGCGTCCGCGCGTTGCTGCGCCGCAGCACGTACGCGTCCGCCCTGACCGACGCCGCCGAGGTGGACGAGGCGCTCACCTTCGCGGACCTGCGGATGGACCTGGCGACACGGGAGGTCACCCGGGGCGGACGCCCGGTGGAGCTGACCCGCACGGAGTTCACACTCCTGGAGATGTTCATGGCCCACCCGCGCCAGGTCCTCACCCGCGAGCAGATCCTGAAGGCCGTCTGGGGCTTCGACTTCGAGCCCTCCTCCAACTCCCTGGACGTGTACGTCATGTACCTGCGCCGCAAGACCGAGGCGGGCGGCGAGCCGAGGCTCGTCCACACCGTGCGGGGTGTCGGGTACGTCCTGCGGCAAGGCGGCGCGGAGTGA
- a CDS encoding S1C family serine protease yields MTESFRRSGEYENPYQGDQQQHSGSAEGETRQQPAYLQQQPASAPVNPEWPPPPAYDPAAPPAPAGPAAGYGTYGQPTAATASAPTALLTEPVSSAATPGSTPAPASRRRARGPIALLAAVAFVAAAIGGGTAYGIQELTGTDTVASSSTSTSVVPTSQKGTVSGVATAVSPSIVEISATSNAGESTGSGVIITSDGEIITNNHVISGASQIKVTTSNGKSYTAEVVGTDSKKDLALIKLRNASGLKAATLGDSAGVKVGDQVVAIGSPEGLTGTVTSGIVSALDRDVTVSTDESQGQQQQQQGGGSGQWPFEFGGQEFNGDTGSSTTTYKALQTDASLNPGNSGGALIDMNGNIVGINSAMYSAADSSSSSAGSVGLGFAIPVNTVKADLSTLRAGGSD; encoded by the coding sequence ATGACCGAGAGCTTCCGCCGCAGCGGCGAGTACGAGAACCCCTACCAGGGTGACCAGCAGCAGCACTCCGGGTCCGCCGAGGGCGAGACCCGACAGCAGCCCGCGTACCTCCAGCAGCAGCCCGCCTCCGCCCCGGTGAACCCGGAGTGGCCGCCCCCGCCGGCGTACGACCCGGCGGCGCCCCCGGCTCCGGCGGGGCCTGCGGCCGGGTACGGCACGTACGGGCAGCCCACCGCCGCGACGGCCTCGGCTCCCACCGCGCTCCTCACCGAGCCGGTCTCCTCCGCCGCCACCCCCGGATCGACGCCCGCGCCCGCGTCGAGAAGGCGTGCCCGGGGTCCGATCGCGCTGCTGGCGGCCGTGGCGTTCGTCGCGGCGGCGATCGGCGGCGGTACGGCGTACGGAATCCAGGAGCTGACCGGCACGGACACCGTGGCCTCCAGCTCCACCAGCACCAGCGTGGTGCCGACCAGTCAGAAGGGCACGGTCTCCGGGGTCGCCACGGCGGTCAGCCCGAGCATCGTGGAGATCAGCGCCACCTCGAACGCGGGCGAGTCCACCGGCTCCGGTGTGATCATCACCAGCGACGGCGAGATCATCACCAACAACCACGTGATCTCCGGCGCCTCTCAGATCAAGGTGACGACGAGCAACGGCAAGTCCTACACGGCCGAGGTCGTCGGCACCGACAGCAAGAAGGACCTCGCCCTCATCAAGCTGCGGAACGCCTCCGGGCTGAAGGCCGCCACCCTCGGCGACTCCGCCGGTGTCAAGGTCGGCGACCAGGTCGTGGCGATCGGCTCCCCCGAGGGCCTGACCGGCACGGTCACCAGCGGCATCGTCTCCGCCCTCGACCGTGACGTGACGGTCTCGACGGACGAGAGCCAGGGCCAGCAGCAGCAACAGCAGGGCGGCGGCAGCGGCCAGTGGCCGTTCGAGTTCGGCGGCCAGGAGTTCAACGGTGACACCGGCTCCTCCACGACCACGTACAAGGCCCTCCAGACCGACGCCTCCCTCAACCCGGGCAACTCCGGTGGCGCCCTCATCGACATGAACGGCAACATCGTCGGGATCAACTCGGCGATGTACTCCGCCGCGGACTCCTCGTCGTCCAGCGCCGGCAGCGTCGGCCTCGGCTTCGCGATCCCGGTCAACACCGTCAAGGCCGACCTGAGCACGCTGCGGGCGGGCGGCTCGGACTGA
- a CDS encoding LacI family DNA-binding transcriptional regulator, producing MAKVTRDDVARLAGTSTAVVSYVINNGPRPVAPATRERVLAAIKELSYRPDRVAQAMASRRTELIGLIVPDARQPFFGEMAHAVEQAAAERGKMVLVGNSDYVAEREVHYLRAFLGMRVSGLILVSHALNDNAAAEIEAWDARVVLLHERPEAIDDVAVVTDDLGGAQLAVEHLLSHGYAYVACMGGIAETPLVGDPVSDHVEGWRRAMDEAGIPTEGRLFQAPYNRYDAYQVALKLLAEPGRPPAIFCSTDDQAIGVLRAARELRIEVPSELAVVGFDDVKEAALTDPPLTTIGTDRTGMARAAVDLVLDDGIRVPGSRRERVKLFPSRLVARRSCGCE from the coding sequence GTGGCCAAGGTGACTCGGGATGACGTGGCAAGACTGGCGGGTACGTCGACCGCCGTCGTCAGTTACGTCATCAACAACGGACCCCGGCCGGTTGCCCCGGCCACGCGCGAGCGTGTCCTCGCCGCCATCAAGGAACTGTCGTACCGGCCCGACCGCGTCGCCCAGGCGATGGCGTCGCGCCGCACCGAGCTCATAGGTCTGATCGTCCCGGACGCGCGCCAGCCGTTCTTCGGCGAGATGGCGCACGCGGTCGAACAGGCGGCCGCCGAGCGCGGCAAGATGGTCCTCGTCGGGAACTCCGACTACGTCGCCGAGCGCGAGGTCCACTATCTGCGGGCGTTCCTCGGGATGCGCGTCTCCGGGCTGATCCTCGTCAGCCACGCCCTCAACGACAACGCCGCCGCCGAGATAGAGGCGTGGGACGCGCGGGTCGTACTGCTGCATGAGCGGCCCGAGGCGATCGACGACGTGGCCGTGGTGACCGACGACCTCGGCGGCGCGCAGCTCGCCGTGGAGCATCTCCTCTCGCACGGCTACGCGTACGTCGCCTGTATGGGTGGTATCGCCGAGACCCCGCTCGTCGGTGACCCCGTCTCCGACCACGTCGAGGGCTGGCGGCGCGCGATGGACGAGGCCGGGATCCCGACCGAGGGACGGCTCTTCCAGGCGCCCTACAACCGGTACGACGCGTACCAGGTGGCGCTGAAGCTGCTGGCCGAGCCGGGCCGGCCGCCGGCGATCTTCTGTTCCACCGACGACCAGGCCATCGGTGTGCTGCGGGCCGCGCGTGAGCTGCGGATCGAGGTGCCGAGCGAGTTGGCTGTCGTCGGGTTCGACGACGTCAAGGAGGCGGCGCTCACGGATCCGCCGCTGACGACGATCGGGACGGATCGTACGGGGATGGCTCGGGCGGCGGTGGATCTGGTGCTCGATGACGGGATTCGGGTGCCCGGGTCCCGGCGGGAGCGGGTGAAGCTGTTCCCGTCGAGGTTGGTGGCCCGGCGGTCCTGCGGTTGCGAGTAG
- a CDS encoding response regulator transcription factor: MSSLLLLTNALQPSTEVLPALGLLLHNVRVAPAEGPALVDTPGADVILIDGRRDLPQVRSLCQLLRSTGPGCPLILVVTEGGLAAVTADWGIDDVLLDTAGPAEVEARLRLAMGRQQIVNDDSPMEIRNGDLSVDEATYSAKLKGRVLDLTFKEFELLKYLAQHPGRVFTRAQLLQEVWGYDYFGGTRTVDVHVRRLRAKLGPEHESLIGTVRNVGYRFVTPEKAERAGDDAKNKAASAASSKAADADETASLDTVEIAAEA; encoded by the coding sequence ATGAGTTCTCTGCTGCTCCTGACCAATGCCCTCCAGCCTTCCACCGAGGTGCTTCCGGCCCTCGGCCTGCTGCTGCACAACGTGCGCGTGGCCCCGGCGGAAGGCCCCGCTCTCGTCGACACCCCCGGTGCGGACGTCATCCTGATCGACGGACGCCGTGACCTCCCGCAGGTCCGCAGCCTGTGTCAGCTGCTCCGCTCCACAGGCCCCGGCTGCCCCCTCATCCTCGTCGTGACCGAGGGCGGCCTCGCCGCCGTCACGGCGGACTGGGGCATCGACGATGTCCTCCTCGACACCGCCGGCCCCGCCGAGGTCGAGGCCCGGCTGCGGCTTGCCATGGGCAGGCAGCAGATCGTCAACGACGACTCCCCCATGGAGATCCGCAACGGCGATCTCTCGGTGGACGAGGCGACCTACAGCGCCAAGCTCAAGGGCCGCGTCCTCGACCTCACGTTCAAGGAGTTCGAGCTTCTCAAGTACCTCGCCCAGCACCCGGGCCGCGTCTTCACCCGCGCCCAGCTGCTCCAGGAGGTCTGGGGCTACGACTACTTCGGCGGTACGCGCACGGTCGATGTCCACGTACGACGGCTTCGCGCCAAGCTCGGCCCCGAGCACGAGTCGCTGATCGGGACCGTCCGGAACGTCGGTTATCGATTCGTTACGCCCGAGAAGGCGGAGCGCGCCGGTGACGACGCGAAGAACAAGGCGGCCTCCGCGGCCTCCTCAAAGGCGGCGGATGCGGACGAGACGGCGTCCCTGGACACGGTCGAGATCGCGGCCGAGGCGTAG
- a CDS encoding alpha/beta hydrolase: protein MSAGPAGHVTRSFDIPNSETADRTSPRPPRTPSRRFLGTDDGVNIEAVYDPKAVVYNGSDGTGTPSSGHLAVVVAHGFTGDVDRPHVRRVAKALARYGSVVTFSFRGHGRSGGRSTVGDREVLDLAAAVRWARELGHEHVATVGFSMGGSVVLRHAALPGGPDAVVSVSAPARWYYRGTAPMRRVHWLITRPGGRLVGRYGFRTRIHHRDWNPVPLSPVESVPLIAPTPLLIVHGDRDGYFPTDHPEMLAAAAGDHGELWLERGMGHAENAASEELLDRIGEWVTKKGTTGTTHR, encoded by the coding sequence ATGAGTGCTGGTCCGGCAGGCCATGTGACGCGTTCCTTCGACATTCCGAACTCTGAGACGGCCGATCGAACCTCTCCGAGGCCGCCCCGAACCCCTTCGCGCAGGTTTCTGGGCACTGACGACGGGGTGAATATCGAGGCCGTATACGACCCGAAGGCCGTTGTATACAACGGCTCCGACGGCACCGGAACTCCATCTTCCGGCCACCTGGCCGTCGTCGTCGCACACGGCTTCACGGGTGACGTCGACCGTCCACATGTTCGGAGGGTGGCGAAGGCGCTCGCCCGGTACGGCTCCGTCGTCACCTTCTCCTTCCGCGGCCACGGAAGATCCGGCGGCCGCTCCACGGTCGGCGACCGCGAGGTGCTCGACCTCGCTGCGGCGGTCCGCTGGGCCCGCGAACTCGGCCACGAGCACGTCGCCACGGTGGGCTTCTCGATGGGCGGCTCGGTCGTCCTGCGTCACGCGGCCCTCCCCGGCGGTCCCGACGCGGTCGTCTCCGTCAGCGCCCCCGCCCGCTGGTACTACCGCGGCACGGCTCCCATGCGCCGCGTCCACTGGCTCATCACCCGCCCCGGAGGCCGCCTGGTCGGCCGCTACGGCTTCCGCACCCGAATCCACCACCGCGACTGGAACCCCGTCCCGCTCTCCCCGGTCGAATCCGTCCCTCTGATCGCCCCGACCCCGCTCCTGATAGTCCACGGCGACAGGGACGGCTATTTCCCGACCGACCACCCCGAAATGCTGGCTGCGGCGGCGGGTGATCACGGCGAACTGTGGCTGGAGAGAGGGATGGGGCACGCGGAGAACGCGGCGAGCGAGGAATTGCTGGACAGGATCGGGGAGTGGGTGACGAAGAAGGGGACGACAGGTACGACGCACCGCTAG
- a CDS encoding MoaD/ThiS family protein: MPKGTVRYWAAAKSAAGLAEEPYDAATLADALNTARERHPGELVRVLQRCSFLVDGNPVGTRAHETVRLAEGGTVEVLPPFAGG, encoded by the coding sequence ATGCCAAAGGGCACCGTCCGCTACTGGGCCGCAGCCAAGTCCGCAGCCGGCCTCGCCGAGGAGCCCTACGACGCGGCCACCCTCGCGGACGCCCTGAACACGGCCCGTGAGCGACACCCCGGTGAACTCGTACGCGTACTGCAGCGATGCTCGTTCCTCGTCGACGGAAACCCTGTGGGCACCCGTGCGCATGAGACGGTACGTCTGGCCGAGGGCGGCACGGTCGAGGTGCTCCCGCCGTTCGCAGGAGGGTGA
- a CDS encoding DUF2993 domain-containing protein — protein MRALRILVIVAVILGGLFVIADRVAVGFAEDEAAEQLKTSEGLTSAPDVSIKGFPFLTQVASGELDDVEVGIEDYEASTGKSGESIRIADLRASMRGVAFSSDYSSATADSATGSASIAYDELLKAAKSEPTQIVTGVTAQVVGLSDGGNGKVKVDIKVAVLGKSTTYPVLSTVTVDGDTVKVHADNLPNLVVEAAEGQVRSITDFEQKIDDLPGGIKLDKVEAAPDGVEITVRGSNVRLAG, from the coding sequence ATGCGCGCACTGCGAATACTTGTCATCGTCGCCGTGATCCTGGGCGGCCTCTTCGTGATCGCGGACCGTGTGGCCGTCGGCTTCGCCGAGGACGAGGCGGCCGAGCAGCTGAAGACCAGCGAGGGCCTGACGAGCGCCCCCGACGTGTCCATCAAGGGCTTCCCGTTCCTCACCCAGGTCGCGAGCGGCGAGCTCGACGACGTCGAGGTCGGCATCGAGGACTACGAGGCGAGCACGGGCAAGTCCGGCGAGAGCATCCGTATCGCCGATCTGCGGGCGAGCATGCGCGGCGTCGCCTTCTCCAGCGACTACAGCTCCGCCACGGCCGACAGCGCCACCGGCAGCGCGTCCATCGCGTACGACGAACTCCTCAAGGCCGCCAAGTCGGAGCCCACGCAGATCGTCACCGGCGTGACCGCCCAGGTCGTCGGCCTCTCCGACGGCGGCAACGGCAAGGTCAAGGTCGACATCAAGGTCGCGGTCCTGGGCAAGTCGACGACGTACCCGGTGCTCAGCACGGTCACCGTCGACGGCGACACCGTGAAGGTGCACGCCGACAACCTGCCGAACCTGGTCGTCGAGGCCGCGGAGGGTCAGGTCCGGTCGATCACCGACTTCGAACAGAAGATCGACGACCTCCCCGGCGGCATCAAGCTCGACAAGGTCGAGGCGGCACCGGACGGCGTGGAGATCACGGTGCGGGGTTCGAACGTCAGGCTGGCCGGGTAG
- a CDS encoding sulfurtransferase has protein sequence MSRSDVLVDADWVEANLDDSNIAIVEVDEDTTAYEKNHIKNAIRIDWTKDLQDPVRRDFVDQEGFEKLLSEKGIGNDTLVVLYGGNNNWFASYAYWYFKLYGHENVKLLDGGRKKWELDARELVDEVPARPATEYKAKPQNTAIRAFRDDVVAAIGSQNLVDVRSPDEFSGKLLAPAHLPQEQSQRPGHVPSARNIPWSKNANDDGTFKSDDDLKELYADEQVDLAKDTIAYCRIGERSALTWFVLHELLGVENVKNYDGSWTEYGSLVGVPIELGANK, from the coding sequence ATGAGCCGCAGCGACGTCCTGGTAGACGCCGACTGGGTCGAGGCCAACCTCGACGACTCGAACATCGCCATCGTCGAGGTCGACGAGGACACGACCGCGTACGAGAAGAACCACATCAAGAACGCCATCCGGATCGACTGGACGAAGGACCTCCAGGACCCGGTACGCCGTGACTTCGTCGACCAGGAGGGCTTCGAGAAGCTCCTGTCGGAGAAGGGCATCGGCAACGACACCCTCGTCGTCCTCTACGGCGGCAACAACAACTGGTTCGCGTCGTACGCCTACTGGTACTTCAAGCTGTACGGCCACGAGAACGTCAAGCTTCTCGACGGCGGCCGCAAGAAGTGGGAGCTGGACGCCCGCGAGCTGGTCGACGAGGTGCCGGCGCGCCCCGCGACCGAGTACAAGGCCAAGCCGCAGAACACCGCGATCCGCGCCTTCCGTGACGACGTCGTCGCCGCGATCGGCTCGCAGAACCTGGTCGACGTGCGCTCGCCCGACGAGTTCTCGGGCAAGCTGCTCGCCCCGGCCCACCTGCCGCAGGAGCAGTCGCAGCGTCCGGGCCACGTCCCGTCCGCCCGCAACATCCCGTGGTCGAAGAACGCCAACGACGACGGCACCTTCAAGTCGGACGACGACCTCAAGGAGCTGTACGCCGACGAGCAGGTGGACCTGGCGAAGGACACCATCGCCTACTGCCGCATCGGTGAGCGCTCCGCGCTGACCTGGTTCGTCCTGCACGAGCTGCTCGGTGTGGAGAACGTCAAGAACTACGACGGCTCCTGGACCGAGTACGGCTCCCTGGTCGGTGTCCCGATCGAGCTCGGCGCCAACAAGTAG
- a CDS encoding DUF1416 domain-containing protein — protein MCGAKAGGPDASTIKPGETTIQGQVTRDGEPVTGYVRLLDSTGEFTAEVPTSATGQFRFYAAEGTWTVRALVPGGTADRTVVAEQGGLAEVAIAV, from the coding sequence ATGTGTGGAGCGAAGGCCGGCGGCCCGGACGCCTCGACGATCAAGCCCGGTGAGACCACGATCCAGGGTCAGGTGACCCGCGACGGCGAGCCGGTGACGGGCTACGTCCGTCTGCTGGACTCGACCGGCGAGTTCACGGCGGAGGTCCCGACCTCCGCGACGGGCCAGTTCCGCTTCTACGCGGCCGAGGGCACCTGGACCGTCCGCGCGCTCGTCCCCGGCGGCACCGCCGACCGCACCGTCGTCGCCGAGCAGGGCGGCCTGGCGGAGGTCGCGATCGCCGTCTGA
- a CDS encoding DUF3099 domain-containing protein — protein sequence MYARRRHAYFAMMGTCLALFVLAWGVVRLWSVPVAVGMCVVAMVIPPLAAVVANRRGPDDRWWDDPSGDPKSDEWWDELDGKRRRP from the coding sequence ATGTACGCCCGCCGGCGCCACGCCTACTTCGCCATGATGGGCACGTGCCTCGCGCTCTTCGTCCTGGCGTGGGGTGTCGTACGCCTCTGGTCGGTCCCGGTCGCGGTCGGCATGTGCGTGGTCGCCATGGTCATCCCGCCGCTCGCCGCAGTCGTCGCCAACCGGCGCGGCCCCGACGACCGCTGGTGGGACGACCCCTCGGGTGACCCGAAGTCCGACGAGTGGTGGGACGAGCTGGACGGCAAGAGGCGCCGCCCGTAG
- a CDS encoding DsrE family protein, translating to MAKKLVIKVTAGADAPERCSQAFTVAAVAVASGVEVSLWLTGESAWFALPGRAAEFELPHAAPLPDLIDSVLAGGRLTLCTQCAARRDITEKDVIEGVRIAGAQVFVQEALADDAQALVY from the coding sequence ATGGCGAAGAAGCTCGTGATCAAGGTGACGGCCGGGGCTGATGCTCCCGAGCGCTGTTCGCAGGCGTTCACCGTGGCGGCGGTGGCGGTGGCCAGTGGGGTGGAGGTGTCGCTGTGGCTGACCGGCGAGTCCGCCTGGTTCGCGTTGCCGGGCCGGGCCGCCGAGTTCGAGCTGCCGCATGCCGCCCCGCTCCCGGATCTCATCGACTCGGTCCTCGCGGGCGGCCGGCTCACCCTGTGCACGCAGTGCGCCGCCCGCCGGGACATCACGGAGAAGGACGTCATCGAGGGCGTACGGATCGCGGGCGCGCAGGTGTTCGTGCAGGAGGCGCTGGCGGACGACGCCCAGGCACTCGTCTACTGA
- a CDS encoding FABP family protein: MIEIPSDLHKDLVPLAFLLGDWAGAGVHDFPGAEKCNFGQEVTFTHDGRDFLEYHSHTWVLDQDGNKVRPLETESGFWRIDADRKVEIVMTRDDGVVEVWYGELAKQKPQIDVVTDAVARTAASGPYSGGKRLYGYVHSDLMWVGEKSTPEVELRPYMSAHLKKVVTPEDVERWAKALPDDMPDDGIAFFK, translated from the coding sequence ATGATCGAGATCCCGTCCGACCTGCACAAGGACCTCGTCCCCCTCGCCTTTCTGCTCGGCGACTGGGCGGGCGCGGGCGTCCACGACTTCCCCGGTGCCGAGAAGTGCAACTTCGGCCAGGAGGTCACCTTCACCCACGACGGCCGGGACTTCCTGGAGTACCACTCCCACACCTGGGTGCTGGACCAGGACGGCAACAAGGTCCGCCCGCTGGAGACCGAGTCCGGATTCTGGCGCATCGACGCCGACCGCAAGGTCGAGATCGTCATGACCCGTGACGACGGCGTCGTCGAGGTCTGGTACGGCGAGCTGGCCAAGCAGAAGCCGCAGATCGACGTGGTCACGGACGCGGTCGCGCGGACGGCGGCCTCGGGGCCCTACAGCGGCGGCAAGCGGCTGTACGGCTATGTGCACAGCGACCTGATGTGGGTGGGCGAGAAGTCGACGCCCGAGGTCGAACTGCGCCCCTACATGTCCGCGCACCTGAAGAAGGTCGTCACCCCCGAGGACGTCGAGCGCTGGGCCAAGGCCCTCCCGGACGACATGCCGGACGACGGCATCGCGTTCTTCAAGTAG
- a CDS encoding Fur family transcriptional regulator — protein MVSTDWKSDLRQRGYRLTPQRQLVLEAVDTLEHATPDDILVEVRRTASGVNISTVYRTLELLEELGLVSHAHLGHGAPTYHLADRHHHIHLVCRDCANVIEADVSVAADFTAKLRETFGFDTDMKHFAIFGRCENCSRKGSAAQNPTAGSSTSKSSTTES, from the coding sequence GTGGTGAGCACCGACTGGAAGAGTGACCTCAGGCAGCGCGGCTACCGGCTGACGCCGCAGCGGCAGCTCGTGCTCGAAGCCGTGGACACCCTTGAGCACGCGACCCCCGACGACATCCTCGTGGAAGTGAGGAGGACGGCGTCGGGGGTCAACATTTCCACGGTCTACCGGACCCTGGAGCTCCTGGAGGAGCTCGGGCTGGTCAGCCATGCCCATCTGGGGCACGGGGCGCCGACGTACCACCTGGCCGACCGGCACCACCACATCCACCTCGTCTGCCGGGACTGCGCGAACGTGATCGAGGCGGATGTGTCGGTGGCGGCGGACTTCACGGCCAAGCTGCGCGAGACGTTCGGTTTCGACACCGACATGAAGCACTTCGCGATCTTCGGCCGCTGCGAGAACTGCTCCCGCAAGGGTTCGGCGGCCCAGAACCCGACGGCCGGGAGTTCGACTTCCAAGAGTTCAACTACCGAGTCGTAG